The stretch of DNA GACGCTCGCGGGCCGGGCGGTCGCGGTCGAGCTCGCGGAGCGGGGATACCGGAGGATCGTGCGGCTGTCCTGCGATGAGATCGCTCCGCTGCGCGCGCAGGAGATCGACCGGCTCGTCGAGAGGACCCGTCCGCGGTGGATCTTCGTTGCTGCCGGAAGGTCCGGCGGCATCGCGATGAACCGCGAGCGCCCCGCCTCGCTGATGCTCGGCACCCTGGCTGCGGCCACGACGGTGATCGAGTCGGCGGCGCGCCATGGTTGCGGGCGCCTGCTGTTCTTCGCCAGCTCCTGTTGCTACCCGCGTTCGCACCCGGAGCCGATGGGGCCGGAGCTGTTCGGGACGGGAGATCTCGAGCCCACCAGCCGCCCCTACGCGATCGCTCGGATCGCCGCGGCCGAGCTCTGCCGCTCGCTGAGGCAGGAGCGGGGCTGCGACTTCGTCGTCGCGGTGCCCTCGCACCCCTTCGGCGGCGGCGCAGAAGGAAATCCCCGCCAGGCACACGTGGTGCCGGCGCTGCTCGCGCGGTTTCACGATGCGCGGCGTGCCGGAGCCTCGCGCGTCGTCCTCTGGGGAACGGGACGCCCGCGCCGCGACTTCATCTACTGGCGCGATCTCGGCAGCGCCGCACTCACGGTGATGGAGCGGTACCCCGGCGGGGGCCCGGTCAATCTCGGCTGCGGCATGGACGTTTCGATCCGCGAGCTCGCTCGGGAGGTCGCGTCCGTGGTGGGCTATCGGGGAGAGATCGCCTTCGACCCGTCCCACCCCGACGGGGCGCCCGTGAAGCTCCTCGATGCCACCGAGCTGTTCGAACTCGGATGGCGGCCCCGATGGAACTTGCGCCGCGCGCTCGAGGAGGCCTACCGGGAGCTTGCGGCGCGGCGGAAAGAGGTGCCGGAAGCGCCGCAGCCGGCGTGAATCCGGCAGCAGACGGACCGAGGAGGAGGATCCGATGTCCCGCTCGACGCTTCCACGCATCCGGCTCGCCGAGGCCACGATCGACGCCGACGACCTCCGTTCTCTCGCGGAGTGGCTGGCCGGGAACCCGTGGCTGACGATGGGCGAGCTCACCCGCCGGTTCGAGCGGCGGTGGGCGGAATGGCTCGGGGTGCGCCATGCGGTGTACGTGAACTCGGGCTCCTCGGCCAACCTGCTCGCGTACGCGGCGCTCGATCTCTCGGGTCGGCTCCGGAACCGCAAGGTGGTGGTGCCGGCGGTCAGCTGGGCGACGACCGTGGCGCCGGCGTTCCAGCTCGGCTTCGAACCGATCGCCTGCGACGCCGACGAGAGAACGTTCGGGCTCGACCCGGACCACCTCGAGTCGATCTGCCGCCAGCACGAACCCGCCGCCGTCGTTCTCGTCCACGTGCTCGGCGTGCCGGCCGCGATGGAGACGATTCAGGAACTGCAGGACCGATACGGATTCGTCCTGTTCGAGGACTCCTGCGCTGCGACCGGCTCGCGCTACGACGGACGCCGGGTCGGCACGTTCGGCGCGATCAGCACGTTCTCCTTCTACTTCGGCCACCACATCTCGACGATCGAAGGCGGGATGGTCTGCACCGACGACGAAGCGCTCTGGGAGCTCTTGCTCCAGCTTCGCTCGCACGGCTGGGCCAACGAGCTTCCCCCGGCGCGAGCGAAGGAGCTCGCCGACGCGCACGGCATCGCGCCCTTCAACCGGCGGTTCACCTTTTACGTCCCCGGATTCAACGTGCGGCCGACCGATCTCGGCGCTTACCTCGGCCTCCGGCAGATGGAGAAGATCGACGCCGTTGTCGCCGCACGGATTCGCAATCACCGGCGATACGCCGAGCGTCTGGGCCGGACCGGGACGCTGGCGATCCAGTCCAACGCACGCGCCGAGATCTCGAGCATATCGTTCGCGGCGCTCGCCTCCACCCCCTCGCACCGGGAACGGATCGCGCGGGCGCTCTCCGACGCCGGGATCGAAACGCGCCCG from Acidobacteriota bacterium encodes:
- a CDS encoding DegT/DnrJ/EryC1/StrS family aminotransferase is translated as MPPSCSNSDGGPDGTCAARSRRPTGSLRRGGKRCRKRRSRRESGSRRTEEEDPMSRSTLPRIRLAEATIDADDLRSLAEWLAGNPWLTMGELTRRFERRWAEWLGVRHAVYVNSGSSANLLAYAALDLSGRLRNRKVVVPAVSWATTVAPAFQLGFEPIACDADERTFGLDPDHLESICRQHEPAAVVLVHVLGVPAAMETIQELQDRYGFVLFEDSCAATGSRYDGRRVGTFGAISTFSFYFGHHISTIEGGMVCTDDEALWELLLQLRSHGWANELPPARAKELADAHGIAPFNRRFTFYVPGFNVRPTDLGAYLGLRQMEKIDAVVAARIRNHRRYAERLGRTGTLAIQSNARAEISSISFAALASTPSHRERIARALSDAGIETRPLGGGNMTRQPFWRARLHSVTLPMADRIHDTAFHLPNHPGLTADDIDFVCDTVLGVEAE
- a CDS encoding NAD-dependent epimerase/dehydratase family protein, producing the protein MPVNPPEPDEPILLAGAETLAGRAVAVELAERGYRRIVRLSCDEIAPLRAQEIDRLVERTRPRWIFVAAGRSGGIAMNRERPASLMLGTLAAATTVIESAARHGCGRLLFFASSCCYPRSHPEPMGPELFGTGDLEPTSRPYAIARIAAAELCRSLRQERGCDFVVAVPSHPFGGGAEGNPRQAHVVPALLARFHDARRAGASRVVLWGTGRPRRDFIYWRDLGSAALTVMERYPGGGPVNLGCGMDVSIRELAREVASVVGYRGEIAFDPSHPDGAPVKLLDATELFELGWRPRWNLRRALEEAYRELAARRKEVPEAPQPA